In Lates calcarifer isolate ASB-BC8 linkage group LG21, TLL_Latcal_v3, whole genome shotgun sequence, a single window of DNA contains:
- the rnaset2l gene encoding ribonuclease T2-like isoform X1, whose amino-acid sequence MRSSVLLGLLLLHLSVTSTQVRHWEEDYKYGRQDSELPEKKTCCSWKCLLFTLQWPGGFCQSLTEETLCKIPESINNWTIHGLWPLKAQQCCNCWPMFQSDVQELEAELNEHWPSLITSKSSFHFWRDEWNKHGVCAACVEGMNSPPRYFQMCLKLRGQFNIHKLLEDAGITPSCERPYKVDEVRSVLAPHLGDKYEIQCVTDDKEREVWFQLKILLSHNLTLGCDHHHDTDWDTASSFKPKPSPTHHGHPCPPQVPFYYFPIDHQQPQQPCG is encoded by the exons ATGAGGAGCTCGGTGCTGCTTGGtctgctcctgctgcacctGTCCGTCACCTCCACACAGGTGCGACACTGGGAAGAGGACTACAAATATGGCCGCCAAGACTCAGAGCTGCCGGAGAAGAAGACCTGCTGCTCCTGGAAATGTCTCCTGTTCACCCTGCAGTGGCCCGGAGGGTTCTGTCAG tCCCTGACAGAAGAGACTCTGTGCAAGATTCCAGAGAGCATCAACAACTGGACGATCCACGGCCTGTG GCCTCTTAAGGCACAACAATGCTGCAACTGCTGGCCGATGTTCCAGTCGGATGTCCAG GAGCTGGAGGCAGAGCTGAATGAACACTGGCCATCCCTGATTACAAGCAAATCCAGCTTCCACTTCTG gagAGACGAGTGGAATAAACATGGAGTGTGTGCAGCCTGTGTTGAAGGGATGAACTCTCCGCCCAGATACTTCCAGATGTGCCTCAAACTACGAGGACAGTTCAACATCCACAA ACTGCTGGAGGACGCTGGCATCACTCCGTCCTGTGAACGACCCTACAAG gtTGATGAAGTGCGCAGCGTCCTGGCTCCACACCTGGGTGACAAATACGAGATCCAGTGTGTAACAGACGACAAG GAGAGGGAGGTTTGGTTCCAGCTGAAGATCCTTCTGTCTCACAACCTGACCCTCGGCTGCGATCACCACCACGACACCGATTGGGACACGGCGTCCAGCTTTAAACCGAAACCGAGCCCGACTCATCACGGACACCCCTGTCCTCCTCAAGTCCCTTTCTACTACTTCCCCATAGACCACCAGCAGCCCCAGCAGCCCTGTGGCTAA
- the rnaset2l gene encoding ribonuclease T2-like isoform X2 — MRSSVLLGLLLLHLSVTSTQVRHWEEDYKYGRQDSELPEKKTCCSWKCLLFTLQWPGGFCQELEAELNEHWPSLITSKSSFHFWRDEWNKHGVCAACVEGMNSPPRYFQMCLKLRGQFNIHKLLEDAGITPSCERPYKVDEVRSVLAPHLGDKYEIQCVTDDKEREVWFQLKILLSHNLTLGCDHHHDTDWDTASSFKPKPSPTHHGHPCPPQVPFYYFPIDHQQPQQPCG; from the exons ATGAGGAGCTCGGTGCTGCTTGGtctgctcctgctgcacctGTCCGTCACCTCCACACAGGTGCGACACTGGGAAGAGGACTACAAATATGGCCGCCAAGACTCAGAGCTGCCGGAGAAGAAGACCTGCTGCTCCTGGAAATGTCTCCTGTTCACCCTGCAGTGGCCCGGAGGGTTCTGTCAG GAGCTGGAGGCAGAGCTGAATGAACACTGGCCATCCCTGATTACAAGCAAATCCAGCTTCCACTTCTG gagAGACGAGTGGAATAAACATGGAGTGTGTGCAGCCTGTGTTGAAGGGATGAACTCTCCGCCCAGATACTTCCAGATGTGCCTCAAACTACGAGGACAGTTCAACATCCACAA ACTGCTGGAGGACGCTGGCATCACTCCGTCCTGTGAACGACCCTACAAG gtTGATGAAGTGCGCAGCGTCCTGGCTCCACACCTGGGTGACAAATACGAGATCCAGTGTGTAACAGACGACAAG GAGAGGGAGGTTTGGTTCCAGCTGAAGATCCTTCTGTCTCACAACCTGACCCTCGGCTGCGATCACCACCACGACACCGATTGGGACACGGCGTCCAGCTTTAAACCGAAACCGAGCCCGACTCATCACGGACACCCCTGTCCTCCTCAAGTCCCTTTCTACTACTTCCCCATAGACCACCAGCAGCCCCAGCAGCCCTGTGGCTAA
- the LOC108890281 gene encoding cytochrome c oxidase subunit 7A1, mitochondrial produces MNHLLKVPVLASRAFSSSARKLKNRVPEAQKLFQEDNGLPVHLKGGTQDVLLYRITMTLTMAGTCYSLWWLFTASMPQKKA; encoded by the exons ATGAATCACCTACTG AAAGTTCCAGTTCTGGCCAGCCGGGCCTTCAGCAGCTCCGCCAGAAAGCTGAAGAACAGAGTCCCTGAAGCTCAGAAACTCTTCCAG GAGGACAATGGCTTGCCCGTCCACCTCAAGGGAGGAACCCAAGACGTCCTGCTCTACCGGATAACCATGACTCTGACTATGGCag GAACCTGCTACTCTCTGTGGTGGCTTTTCACCGCCTCCATGCCTCAGAAGAAAGCATAG